One region of Scophthalmus maximus strain ysfricsl-2021 chromosome 13, ASM2237912v1, whole genome shotgun sequence genomic DNA includes:
- the gpx4a gene encoding glutathione peroxidase 4a isoform X3, whose product MRLIGATVLFSVLLQAMSAPTEDWQTATSIYDFSATDIDGNVVSLEKYRGNVVVITNVASKUGKTPVNYSQFAQMYATYAERGLRILAFPSNQFGNQEPGSESQIKKFAQSYDAQFDMFSKIDVNGAGAHPLWKWLKDQPNGRGFLGNSIKWNFTKFLINREGQVMKRYGPMDDPSVVERDLPQYL is encoded by the exons ATGCGCCTGATAGGGGCCACTGTCCTTTTCTCTGTCCTGCTGCAGGCTATG TCTGCCCCGACAGAGGACTGGCAGACGGCCACGTCTATTTATGACTTCTCGGCGACAGACATTGATGGCAATGTGGTTTCCCTGGAGAAGTACAG GGGAAACGTTGTCGTCATCACCAACGTTGCCTCTAAATGAGGCAAAACCCCAGTGAACTACTCTCAGTTTGCGCAGATGTACGCCACGTATGCTGAGAGAGGTTTACGCATCCTTGCCTTCCCTTCCAACCAGTTTGGGAACCAG GAGCCTGGCAGTGAATCTCAGATCAAAAAGTTTGCCCAGTCTTACGACGCTCAGTTTGACATGTTCAGTAAGATCGACGTGAACGGGGCCGGCGCTCACCCTCTGTGGAAGTGGCTGAAGGACCAGCCCAACGGGAGAGGCTTCCTGGGAAA TAGTATCAAGTGGAATTTCACCAAG TTTCTGATCAATAGAGAGGGGCAGGTGATGAAGAGATATGGACCCATGGATGATCCAAGT GTGGTGGAGAGGGATCTTCCCCAATACCTTTAA
- the gpx4a gene encoding glutathione peroxidase 4a isoform X4, translated as MAFKWKKSAPTEDWQTATSIYDFSATDIDGNVVSLEKYRGNVVVITNVASKUGKTPVNYSQFAQMYATYAERGLRILAFPSNQFGNQEPGSESQIKKFAQSYDAQFDMFSKIDVNGAGAHPLWKWLKDQPNGRGFLGNSIKWNFTKFLINREGQVMKRYGPMDDPSVVERDLPQYL; from the exons TCTGCCCCGACAGAGGACTGGCAGACGGCCACGTCTATTTATGACTTCTCGGCGACAGACATTGATGGCAATGTGGTTTCCCTGGAGAAGTACAG GGGAAACGTTGTCGTCATCACCAACGTTGCCTCTAAATGAGGCAAAACCCCAGTGAACTACTCTCAGTTTGCGCAGATGTACGCCACGTATGCTGAGAGAGGTTTACGCATCCTTGCCTTCCCTTCCAACCAGTTTGGGAACCAG GAGCCTGGCAGTGAATCTCAGATCAAAAAGTTTGCCCAGTCTTACGACGCTCAGTTTGACATGTTCAGTAAGATCGACGTGAACGGGGCCGGCGCTCACCCTCTGTGGAAGTGGCTGAAGGACCAGCCCAACGGGAGAGGCTTCCTGGGAAA TAGTATCAAGTGGAATTTCACCAAG TTTCTGATCAATAGAGAGGGGCAGGTGATGAAGAGATATGGACCCATGGATGATCCAAGT GTGGTGGAGAGGGATCTTCCCCAATACCTTTAA